The following coding sequences lie in one Phragmites australis chromosome 8, lpPhrAust1.1, whole genome shotgun sequence genomic window:
- the LOC133927544 gene encoding secreted RxLR effector protein 161-like: MEQRLKLSKASSAPPVDATEYQSIIGSLRYLVHSCPNLAFSVGYASRFMENPTAEHLAAMKRILCYVAGTIDFGCYYTKKGIKEGLIGFSDSDIAGDVDTRKSTSGILFFFGSSLVSWQSQKQRVIALSSCGAEYIVATTTACQSVWLAQLIRVLTDEQPDAFKLNIDN; the protein is encoded by the coding sequence ATGGAGCAACGCCTCAAGCTCAGCAAGGCAAGCTCTGCACCGCCTGTTGACGCCACGGAATACCAGAGTATCATCGGGAGCTTGCGGTACCTGGTGCATTCGTGCCCTAATCTTGCGTTCTCAGTCGGATACGCGAGCCGGTTCATGGAGAACCCCACAGCTGAACATCTTGCAGCTATGAAGCGCATCTTGTGCTATGTCGCCGGAACAATCGATTTCGGTTGCTACTACACGAAGAAGGGGATCAAGGAGGGTCTCATCGGCTTCAGCGACAGCGACATCGCTGGCGATGTGGACACACGGAAGAGCACCAGTGGCattctcttcttctttggttCAAGCCTAGTGAGTTGGCAGTCCCAGAAGCAAAGGGTTATCGCATTGTCATCTTGTGGGGCCGAATACATTgtagcaacaacaacagcctgTCAAAGTGTCTGGCTGGCTCAACTCATCCGTGTGTTAACAGATGAGCAGCCAGACGCATTCAAGCTCAACATCGACAACTAG